Within Triticum dicoccoides isolate Atlit2015 ecotype Zavitan chromosome 1B, WEW_v2.0, whole genome shotgun sequence, the genomic segment CCAACCAGGAGGTGTTGCATGGTCTTTGGTTCCTAGTCGCATAGGAGGCAACAATCAGCGTGAGGCAAGCCATGGCGTGTGACCCTTTCTGCGGTACAGCTTGAGCGGCCAGCCACATGAAGATCTTGGTGTTCAGAGGCGCCCAAGTTTTCCAAGTTAGCCGCCAGTGCAGGTCTGACAACGAGCCAATGAACATGGCGGAGTAGCAAGAAGTGGCGTTGTAGACTCCGGACTCAGTCCAACACTGGACGAGCTTGTCTGGGATATCTGAGAGGGTGGTGCGGCGAATCATGCACCAAAGGTCATCAGCATCGTGTTGAACATGTTGGGGCCATCGAATGTGAACCCGAGCCGGCACGCCGCCGCCGCTTCTTGGCGCGCACCTTGTCGCTATTCACAACACTCGCCAAACTCTTAGTTGGAGTGCGAGGAAGCCGGCAACCCAAGTTAGGACCCATGGTTTCAATCAGTCGATCACCATAACACGATAAATGACACAGAACAGAATATTCAAAAAGGGCCACAATACATTATAAGTGTGGTTTCAGCACACTACTTTTATATGACCAAATGGCAAATTGATAGATTCATATACAGGGAAATTACTAAGAAAAATATCAAAGTACTGATAACAATTTGTCACGTGGATCCTGAGCATCAAATACACGTGGCTTGCCACATCGTGATTTTCAAATATCAAAGTAGGGGGTAATTAGTGTAAACATTATCAAAGTAGGGAGTAAAAACTGGAATTTAGTCTAATTTCTACTTTTTTTGCAGGGAGGAATTTAGTCTAATTTCAAATATGTGAAAATAACAGCGGTAATTTGCAACATACAACTTTGATGATGGCTATGCACGGTACTAAACATATTCTTTGTACTCCCTACTTGCACGTAAACATTGGAGAAATAATTGATTAAGGAATTGATGGACGTGATCTGGTGTAGTACTAATTAACGTCGATGTAAATAGGAAAATATTGGCGTTTAATAAGTTTaataaggagagaaatataagagtaaatgagttgatcttcaagatccggTCATCCCCTCCCTATATAAACCCCACACCTGTACACAAGAGCATTGTACTCATAGCTAGAGACGTTGTCGAGCATAGGAGAGAAAAGGAGTCCCCTCATGGCGCTCACCATGAACAAGAAGGCGACGCCTATGTGCTTGGTGGCTCTCCTCCTCGTGATGTCCGCCGCTCTCCTCTCGTGCCACGCGTCAGGGAGGGACATAGGTACGTACGTGCGCACGCGCATCGGGCGTTTTCTTTAACCCCATTGTCGATATACTACCTCCTCTTCGGTTTATAgggtttatctcaaaattttagtttttccattttataagtctcaattgtaTCTCTCCCGTCACATGTTCaattttcaaggtgcattaaatcgctGCATGACAAAGGAAGTATATATGTGTGTCTACACTGTTACGTTTTGAAGCGTGCCAACGAAACTCAGCCAGGTGAACTGACTCTGCTGCTGCTGTTTGTTGTGTGTGCGTAGGCCCAGCGGAGCAATGGGCCAAATACTGCGTCGCCAAACCGACCTGCAAGACGGCGCCGCAGGCGGCCCTCGACGCGTGCAGGAACGACTGCAACTTCTTCGGCTACCCTGCGAACAAGTCCTACTGCTCGGCCGCCGAAGGCGGCATCTGTTGCTGCATCAGGTAGTAGAACCTGGCGACGGCGGGCACGTGTCGTCACGTGCTAGCTAGAAAGCCAACCGTGAATCAGTCAGTTCCTTTTTTTTTTGTAACGGAGAAATCAAGCCTGCATTGTTTATGCAAGAGGAAAATAACAAGGTGGTCGAGAGGAAGACTTCGATTAACGTAGACCTGCGTGCGTGTGTGCCAACTAGCAACCGATAAAACGTGCGCGTTTCTCGCCTGTCGCTGCTGTAAGAAAAGTCGCAACTCATTccgcaaaaaggaaaaaaaagtcgaACTCGCTACCGTAGTGGGGTAACTCGCACCGGGCCGGGCCGTGCGGAGCCTGAAGCGACACGGCCGCGGGGGAGTCGGTTGGGTCTAGAACACTGGCTTCTCCGCACTTCCTCGAAAAAgcccaaaataaatccttaaacTTATCGTTGAAAGCTATATCGAACCTTGAACTCTTAATCCTGAATATCAGCACGCTAAGCTCTCCCAACCGGTCTTTTTTGAACCTTGATAGTTTTTAGCTGGTatttgctgatgtggcaaagatcgTTGGCAAACAGTGAGTCTGCGAACTAGGGACCTCTAACTCACGGCCGCCTCACCTAGCCAATCCCTATAAAGGAAGCTTGTGATTATACACCGTGCGTCAAATATAAGAGCAGATAGGGGCGTTCAGATTTGAAACATTTTGAAAAACttttgagtatttcttgaaaaaggATGTGAAGAATTTTCGAAAACTGAATAGATTTTTTAAAACGCGAATAACTTATTAAATTAGAAAATCACTTTTTGAAAAATTGCGACACGGTAACATTTTGCCAAATAcatttttatattttataaaagaGTAAAATACACTGGAGGTCCTAAAAATATTGCAAGTGTGTCAAGTAGGTCCTAAAAGTTCGAAATTGTTAACCACGGGTCCTAAATATGGGTAAGTCATTCACTGCGGGTCCTAAAACTATTTCAAGTGTGTCGAGTAGGTCCTAAAAGTCATGGGTAAAATACACATATAGAACCCGCGATGAACGATTTCAAACTTTTAGAACCTACTTGACACACTTGGAATACTTTTAGGACCTCTAGTGTATTTTACTCTTTATAAAATATACGACATTTTTTACATTGTTTAAACATTTTTGAAAATTTGTTCAGATTTCAATGTTTGTTcccattttttcaaaaaatgctTATGTTTCAAAAAGTGTTCGCTTTTGCAAAATTGATTGTGTTTCTAAAAATTTTGCTCATATttatttttttttcagaattttgaaaAGTGTTCGCACTTTACAAAAAATTCAGAGATTTGAAAAATTGTTCGGGCCTGCACGTTTACAATATTTGTTTGCCCATACAAAAATATTTCAAATGTCCACGTTGCGGTTTGTGGTTAAATTGTTCAGGCCTCATCTTATAGCAATAATAGGTAATGGTTGTAGTGGCTAGCTGAAGATGTCCAGCAGCTTCAGGTTGCTTGTTCGATTCTTCCTCAGAGATTACAAATCGCTTTGCATCTGTTGGCCCGGCCCTGCCACATCGACAATCTCTGTTTGGAACGCTTTCAAGGTTCAAAATTGACCGGGATTTGTGAGTTTGGTGTGCTGATTTTCGGGATTGAAAGATCAGGGTTTGATATAGTTTTTGTCTACAAAATCAAGATTTATTTTGGACTTTTTTCACTTCTCCGTCCGCCAATAAAAGGCAAGGCGTCGCACGGCAGTAGAGAGACCATCCCACCGTGCGGGAAAGTGCTCGCCGCACGGACGCGGGCAGCCTGGGAAGTAGCTAGGGCTTGGGCTAGCTAGTACTAGCAGCTTTGAGGAGTCCGCACGCACCACCACGTGGTTTTGAAATATCAAAGTAGAGGGTAATTAGCGTCAACGTTATCAAAGTGGGGAGTAAAAACTGGAATTCAGTCTAATTTCAAATATGTGAAACTTGGAATGTAGTCAATAGCAGTGGTTATTTGTAACTGAACAACTTTGATAATGACGATGCacggtactgtgttaaaaaaaacatatctactcctaatgaagcagttggtagccTGGTACGATTTATTTTTGTCcgatttttcttcgtcccacctccttcCACTGGTTTTTCTCCCTCCCATTAAAAATCCGTATCCCATTAGGGGGATCTTGTTTCATGCTTCCTTGCGTAGGTGTTGATTTAATTCAATCACGTAAACAATAAGTAATTAAGAATTCAAAAATTGCACCATATATATGAGATCACCTTCCTAAAAGAAAGACATAAGATTTTTCTCGATAACTTTCGATAATAAAATGAGATATTTCTTCATAAGAAATCACTAATCCCGTGTGCTATGTCATttattattatcattatctctACTATTAATTGAGAATCACAAGTTTCATATGGGCACACGCATCCGCGTGCCCCTGCGAAGGGGCATGGAAAATGTCGTGGCCGAGCCTAACGCTGGCACGGTGCTTGAGAAAGCCAGGGCGTGGATCACGTGGTTGAGGACGGACGTGGGGGGAGGCGGGTCATCCGACCGCCACGTGGACTCGATCATATTATATTTCTTGTAGAGCCAAACATGCTACATTCTCAAATCAGGTGTGTCCATTTAAATGTCAATAAATTCGTTACGGGAATGTGTCCAACATTACTCGGTAATCGTCATCATTGGCGTTTGTAGCAACCATTCATGCGAAAATATTTTAAAAATCGAGCACTAAATCAATTTTGAAATCAAACCATTGATTCAATTAATTAGCTAGACGGTTAATTACATATGCAATTAATTAGGTCCATTTAAATaggaatctctactcctaatgaagcagttggtagcctgttacggtttattttcgtccggtttttcttcgtcccacctcctccCACTGGTTTTTCTCCCTCCCATTAAAAAACCAAATCCCATTAGGGGATCTTGTTTCATGCTTCCTTTGGTAGACGTTGATTCAATTCAATCACGTAAACAATAAGTAATTAAGAATTCAGAAATTGCACCATATATGTGAGATCACCTTCCTAAAAGACAGACATAAGATTTTTCTCAATAACTTTCCATAATAAAATGAGATATTTCTTCATAAGAAATCACTAACCCCGCATGCCTATGTCATttattattatcattatctctACTATTAATTGAGAATCACAAGTTTCATATGGGCGCACGCATCCGCGCGCCCCTGCGGAGGGACGTCGTGCACGACACCATGGAAGATGTCGTGGCCGGGCCTAATGCTAACACAGTGCTTGAGAATGCCAGGGCATGGATCACGTGGTTGAGGACGGACGTGAAGGGAGGCGGGTCATCCGACCACCATGTGGACTCGATCATATTATATTTCTTGTAGAGCCAAACAAGCTACATTCTCAAATTAGGTGTGTCCATTtaaatgtcaagaaattcgttaagGGAATGTGTCCAACATTACTCGGTAATCGTCATCATTGGCATTTGTAGCAGCCATTCATGCGAAAATATTTGAAAAATCGAGCACTAAATCAATTTCAAAATCAAACCATTGATGCAATTAATTAGCTAGACGGTTAATTATGTATGCAATTAATTAGGTCCACTTAAATAGGATTTTTTTTACACCAAATCAATTTGGAAGTCGAGTGATTAATGCAATTAATTAATTTGTTAGACAATTATTTATGCCTACAAATAATTAGAAGTGGGGATATTTTCCAATTAGCTAGATAATTAATTGATTTGATTGACAGTTAATTAGGCATGCAGAGAATTAGGTAGGTCGTTAATTATTTATGTACTTAATCAATTAAGCAAGCAGTTAATCGCGGCAAATCATTTTGAAAGCGCTCGCGGGCAAGGACGATCAACGGGCTCTCGGCTGCATGGCCAATCACCGAGCATCGCTTGCCAACATGGACAACGTACACCATGCGCTTGGGACATGGGCAACCTAGCGTTCACCTAGATGAATGAAGACTATGCTCCGCAGGATGTCCACACGCTGACGGTTGTCGAAATATTCGCAGGTGAGGACAACACGACACAACATTGGCCAGGTGGTTCATGCAATAATAAGAAGAAAGAGTGTTCCAAGAACAAGAAGGAAAAATAACTAAAGCCACCAAATGGTACATGGTATTATTGGAGAAAGAAAAGAGTGTTCCAAATaataagagagagaaaaagaaagagtATTCATGAAAATAAGTAGGAACGAGAACTAAGATTGACGAGAAATGAGAAATAagaagatgagacgtcgatgacgaaCACACTAATATTGACATGGTGCTGGTTGGCGCCAATGAAACGGGTTAGCGAAGACGCGAGGAGTAGAAGATCTAGGGAAAGACGAGGAAGAGAAGAACGACAATTATCCCTTCTAACATATGTGGGATGGAGGTGGAGCTTATTGGCGACTAGAAATACGTTCATGTTGCCTCTCCTCCAGTGTCAATGTGCATTTGAAAAGTTAAATGGACATTTAAAAATGCTATCTGTAGTTATTTGTTGCTTTGTGTCAGTAGTATGTTGTTAGTTTAACCCACTCTATAATATTGTAAACATGGAAAATTTCATCTTTATTGCAATGCACGGCAAAGATGAGGTCTACGTCATCTGGTTCTAAAGGAGGTGCCTCCAACGAGAAATGTCCCGCTATGGCAGGAAGCCGATCGGGAATGGAAGGTTCCGACAGAAAAAGGAAAGGTACGTCGTTGGATGAGGTTTTTTGGTGTTGAACCCGAGTGTTACAAATAACATTGCGGATAGCCCGTAACAACGCATGGGCGTTCTGCTAGTTCTGCTTGTATCCAACTTGCACAAAAACACGGGGAAGTAATTGATTTAAGGAATTGATTGCCGTGATGTGGTGTGCTAATTAACGTCCATATAAATAGGAAAACAACGACGTTTAATAAGGAGAGACATATAAGGGTGAAGGCGCTGATCTTCAACATCCGGTCGTCCTCTCCGTATATAAACACCATGCCCGTACAGAAGAGCAGAAAAGGAGCCCCCTCATGGCCCTCACCATGAACAAGAAGGCAACGCCTATGTGCTTGGTGTCTCTCCTCGTGatgtcctcctctctcctcctctgcCACGCGACAGGGAGGGACataggtgcgtgcgtgcgtgtaccAGATCGTTTTCTTTAACTTCATTCATCCATTGTGAACGTACTATCAGTTCATCTTCCATGCATGTGCACGTACACAATTATGTTTTGAAGCTGCCAACGAagccagttttttttttttgagaagctGAATGTTCTTGTGGCGCTTGTCGAAACATTCTTTGCCTACAAATGACGTGAGAGCTCACAGTCACATGGCGGATTCGAGCGCTTGCGGCTTATGTGGAGCGGAAGACTCGTGGAGACACTCGCTTCTCAACTGCACAATTTCCAGATGCATTTGGGCGCTAGTGGATGGTGAGCTTGCAGAACAATTAAGAGAGATCACTGAACCAAGTGCTAAACAATGGATTTTCTCAATGATCCAAGTCTTATCTCATGAAGCTTTTACCAAGGTCTATGTCACTTTATGGGCAATCTGGTCGGCAAGGAGGAAAGCGATCCACGAAGGGGGGTTTCAAAGTCCTCAAGCAACACATGAGTTCATCAAGAGATTCTTGGCTGACCTGGAAATCATGACGGAAAACCGACTAGTGGCTAGAAGGGAGGCTGTGCAACAGCCGGCTGTGGCGAGGACGAGGTCTAAAGCTCCACCCGTTGGTTATGCAAAAATTCATGTAGATGACAGGGTGACCAATTCCAATCGCCGCGGTTCAGCTGCAGCAACGGCTAGGGACTAGTTTGGTAACTACCTAGGCAGCTCGTCGCTGGTGATTGAAAGGTTACACGACCCATCGGTCCTGGAGGCGATAGCCTGCCGCGAGGGTCTCTCGCTCGCTGAAGACTTGGCTCTTCAGAGATGCGTCATTGCATGCGAATTCATGCTAGAGCTGCAAATATCACTTGTAATTTTGTTTTTGAAGGCCGGTCGGCAAACACGGAGGCTCATAGTTTAGATAAGTTTTCGCTTTCCCTAGACAGGGGTCGCCATTTGTGGCTCATCCAACCCCATAACCAAACTTGTATCCCACTATGTGTGGAGTTTGCTTGAATAAAGTTAGGTTAACTAAAAAAATCCATCCATCGATCATGCATTGTTTATGTAGAAAAACAACAAGGGTGAGAGGAAGATTTCAATAAATAAACatgggtcccgataactgccacacgtgtggtgtatcaggtagttgtgccacacgcctcgtgtggcatggacagcaaCCACCCCACAcatctacgtgtgggcaaaacaactaatgccCACACACCTCTTTTTTTCCCTCCCGAACCCTCTCACATGCGTGtgtgtgggcgaagttgataacgcccacacgcccgtatgtcaggcctcgtaccctcCTGGTCCCGCACGCCACGCGTGACGCCCACCgtgcgcccgcagttgccatggtccagaccctcgtccatgttcgtttaactgcagttgtcatgtcgctgaactacggttgccatgtcggacaactgcagttgccatggttgctcaactgcagttgccatgtatggtctgatctaatgtagttgccatgatttcataattttaggagttgccacatactaacactaggcagttgagagagttgtcatgtgctcacaagcatgctagggcagttgccatgtaaaaaggaagagttgccatctgcttacgtgcacgttagggcagttgccatgtacgtgcacgttggggcagttgccatgtaccatgcaaaaacacatggcaactcggtaaaagagagttgctatctgcttacgtgcacactaggcagttgccgtgtaccctgcaaaaacacatggcaactcgggtaaaaaaagagagttgccacctgcttataaagcacactaggggcagttgccatgtgcgctgcgaaaaaacatggcaactagcagcttgggtgtgggagaggagacgaacgtgtgggcgagatggcaaatgcccacacactagcccttgtgtgcgcgtgcaaagtggcgtgtggcgcgaactgctgaacgcccacacaccggccacTCTGTatggtaaaacggatgtgtgggcgaCCTCTCTCACACACCATATACACGAGTTGTCTTACGTGGCATACAAAATCAGCTAAttcgtgtcaagattcgtgcagaaGTTACTGGACGGTGATGAAGACGTGTGGGTAAGTTGGCTAAtgtccacacgtgtgggcgttaacatttccgataAACATAGACCTGCGTGCGTGCCAAGTACCAACCGGTAAAACGTGCGTTTGTCGCCCGTCGCTGCCGTAAGAAAAGTCGCAAGTCATTTTTTTTTAGGCAACGCAAGTCATTTCGCaaaaagataaaaagaaaaagTCGATCTCGTTACCGTAGTGCTCACGGTAACTCgcacgggccgggccgggccgcgcGGAGCCCGAAGCGACACGGCCGCGGGGGAGTCGGCTGGGCCCGGGACACTGGCTGGCTTCTCCGCACCTCCTCCGTCCGCCGAGCCAATAAAAGCCAAGGCGCCGCACGgcaggagaggaagagagagagagagaccatccCACCCCGCGGGAAAGCGCTCGCCGCACGCAGACGCAGGCAGCCCAGGAAGCAGCTAGCTAGGGCTAGCTAGCAGCTTCGAGGAGTCCGCACgcgccgccgcagccgcagccgcgccccaTGGCCAAGGGCAAGTTCAAGGGCAAGCCCACCGGGCAGCGCACCTTCTCCTCCAAGGAGGAGCTCGGTACGTACGGCGCCGCCGCAATGCTCGCCCCCCTCTACTCTTTCCCGGTTCGATTCGCGCGCGCCGCTGGCGATTCGTTCGTTAGCTTGGTGTGGCCGGCGGCCGGCGCGCGCGGACGCGCGAGACGGCCCGCTTGTACTTGTTTTACTTAGCTTGAAGAGCGTACCGGAGTCGATTGGCGCCGCAAGGTCGTGCCTTTTGGGGTGGGAGGCGCAGATCGGACGGTTTGGTGCCCCGATCGATGCTTTGGCCACTTTAGGTTGTGTGTGCCGTACTCTGACCATTTTTTCCCTGGATGGAGGGTTTGctagcttgagtttatccttcggaAATATGGGGGGATGGTTAATTTGCTTGTGTATCCTCCACGAGCCGGTTCCACTAATTACTAGCTACTGCATTCCGCGTGTGTACGTTTATCCCTACCATTGTTTTGGTTGTTTCAGTTATGATTTACTTTGTTCACCTGTAGAATTGTGTTTGTCTGTGGTCTGGTTGTCTGCTTTGATTGGAAGCACCACCTTAGTTTAGCGTACTGTTTCATTCAGATTCATTGTGCGGGATAATTGACGATAACCCCTTGTGCAATGTGGGTATATTAATTTTGCAATGCTCTCTGTGGGTAAATGTTCCTGTTTATCTGTGTATGCTCTTGCGACGATTCCTCTAAACTGGGACATTGTGTTCTGGGGCATGGTTTTGTCTAATCCAATAGTAGGTGAACATTGTCAACACTTTGCCCAAGTTGAAATTAAGGTGGAAATTCGACGTTATCCTAGCATTGTGTTGCTGCGCGATAATTATTAGGACAAGTAGATGTTCCCGGTTTGCTGCAGCTACTTTCCTAAACAAAATGAAGCACCATCCGCTGGAAGCACTTTTTATTCACCTTTCAGTATTTTGTACTACCCCCGTTCCATAATTCTTGTCGTCGTTTGGAACCAAAACGACGGCAaggattatggaacggagggagtacctatgaATTGGCCCTTTTACAAATCTCTTCTCATAATTTTCATTTGAAACTGAATGCAGAGGCTGGTACTTCAGCAGATCGTCCAAAGACCTTTTCTAAGAAGGTTTGCATGCATCATTTTTTCTTCCCATTTACGAAATCAGTTTAACTAGACTATCTCATATGCTTGTTTTGGCTCTGGGCTTGTATTTGTAAACCAAGCAGAAGCAAGAGGTATCTAACAGAAGGGAAGAGTCAATTGAGGAGGAAAGTGATGAAGAGGTTGAGAAGACCGTAAGTTATTCTCTTCCTAAAAAACTTACATTGAACTCTAGGTAGACCCTTCAGTCCTAAAGTGTATACATTATTTATCTTATGTGACAATCTGCTTCTGTTTTTACTTTATCAGAAACACAAAGGAACTGCAGGTCTCATCGAGATTGACAATCCAAACCTGGCGAAACCAAAGAGTATTAAAGCCAAGGATGTTGATGTAAGTCTTTTAATATGTGTTTCCTGCTCATGTTCAAAATATAATGTACTTCCGTCCATGATTGTGGATTGGCTAGCCACATTACAAGTTTACTTTTCTAGAAAGAAGATTTGCTGTTCCAATATAAGAATTTTCTACTGCATGTATTTGACTCCTTCAGACTGTTATTATGCACACTCCTGTCATAACCTGTGTTATAGTTAGGGTCTTGTAAGCATTTATCAGTTCATATCTATTCGCTAACTCGTACTGCACCTGCACAGGTTGATAGGACAACTGATCTCTCCAGGCGTGAAAGGTGTGTGCAtgcatttcctgggcatgcttctttATGTACCATTGATTCTGTAAAACATATTTATCTCCTTTCTATGCGAGCCATAGGTGCACTTGAAATGTTGCTGACACAATTGGTAGAAGTTCTGGAATGAAAAAGGAAATTTCAGTGAGCTGATATAATAGCACTATCTAGTAGTAGTACTCCATAAATTTGTTGGACAGTCGCCGTTCTTTTTGACGGTTCTATAGGTGTTGTTGCACAAGGAAATTCCACCCTTTGTTATGTTTTTATACTTCTGGGGCTGTTGAAGAAAAAAATGCCATGTTATGCTTTTATATTTATTCTGCTGTATGTACTTCGCTTGTAATTATAATCAACAATGATAATATATAATGCACTATTTGGAAAGATTAATAGCCTATCCAGAGAAGAGGATGTACATTGTCAATGCAGTACTGTTACTTCCAGTGCATTTTAATTACTACGTTTTTTTTTGCTCTTTCAGGGAGGAGCTTGAGAAGCAGAGAGCTCGAGCTCACTATATGAGACTTCAGGAGGAAGGAAAGACAGAACAGGCTAGGAAAGACCTAGGTGAGGGGTTAAGAGCGATTCTCTCAACTATTTTCACCTTCGGTGCGCATGATTATGATGATATTTCACATTATATATATTTTAAAATACAGCACATCAATCAAAGGTTATAATTAACTAGAAGAAAGGATCTACTATGTTCCCACTTGAGTCTTGTGTGCAAGCCCATTTTATGATATGGTTGTAGGCATGTTAGGTCTAATAAGGAAGTTGCTGCATTTGATGTCACATTATACTATGTGTCCTTAGTAGTACAAGAATAGAAAAAAAAATGTACTTCCTCTAATTCATCATTTTATTTTTGAATGTACTGCAAGTATATATGAGGTTGTCATATCTTTCATGCATTGGATGTTTACCATGGTTGCCGTTTTGCACGTTCGTTTAGTAGTATCGGAGCATCGTTCCTTTGATACAGGCAAACAATCATGATCTTTACCCATCTTTTTCGCAACCACAGATCGCCTTACCTTGATCCGGCGGCAGAGGGAGGAAGCTGCAAAGAAGCGCGAAGAGGAAAAAGCTGGTACACCTCTTTGCCGCTGCTAGTAACATTGTTTTAGCTTTCCTTCGACATGTATTTAGTCGACACGTACAAAACTGAAAGCCTGAACAAACCTGCTATGTTAGAATCAAAACATTTACCTGCATGTGCTCTTCTCCACTTGCTTGATTTCTAACTTTGTGCTTCACTGCTTGCAGCGAAAGAGGAGAGGAAGGCTGAAGCACGCAAGTGAGCCAAGCTATGGATGTAGCAGATATGATAGATGTGTTTTGTTGCGAGACTCGACGCTGATATTAGCTGAACTGCCTTTTACTGCCTTTATTTGCCTGTAGTAGTATGCACTATGACCGCAGAACCTGTGTGAATGATGCCTGTGCTTTGATCCCGTTAGATGTGAATTCTGAACTTGAGTAGTGGAAAACGTGTTAACGGTAGCGACTTCATGCGAACGACATTTGTTGAATCCCCATGCGGATTCGTCTGAAGGCTGCATCAAACTATATCCTTGGCACGAAAGAAAAGACTGTCGTTGGCATGATGGTGCTTTACCTGTTGAATCGGCAACTTAATGAGCTTCTGTTGTGCTATAGGAATCAATTTGATTATTTTCCTTCTGATTTCTCTGTACCTTGTCCCTCTTATTTTAATACATAATCAGAACACCTGCTATTTTTTCCTGTAAAAAAAGTTTTTTGGCTCTGCTAGAATATTGCCATCGTAGGATGTCAGTGTAGCTCTGGCCCCTTTTCAAAGTTCAAACATTAAAAACTAGAAGGGCAAAAAATAAAAAACGACTCCGCTGGGGATCGAACCCAGAATCTCTGGTTTCGTAGACCAGCGCCTTATCCATTGGGCCACGGAGTCTTGGACGAATGGCATTAAGGATTACATTTCTTTATTGGACGAATGACCTTCTGGAGATAACATTTCTGACCAAAAAATAAGTGAATCGGCAACTTAATGAGCTTCTGTTGTGCTATAGGAATCAATTTGATTATTTTCCTTCTGATTTCTCTGTACCTTGTCCCTCTTATTTTAATACATAATCAGAACACCTGCTATTTTTTCCTGTA encodes:
- the LOC119309779 gene encoding 28 kDa heat- and acid-stable phosphoprotein-like, which encodes MAKGKFKGKPTGQRTFSSKEELEAGTSADRPKTFSKKKQEVSNRREESIEEESDEEVEKTKHKGTAGLIEIDNPNLAKPKSIKAKDVDVDRTTDLSRREREELEKQRARAHYMRLQEEGKTEQARKDLDRLTLIRRQREEAAKKREEEKAAKEERKAEARK